A stretch of Brevundimonas naejangsanensis DNA encodes these proteins:
- a CDS encoding MFS transporter, whose amino-acid sequence MTDFKTPASEVAALQPSPKGLGVLKAAFRERRTLAMLLLGFSAGLPFAMLFGTLNAWLSDAGVSVATIGVLSWVGLFGAFKFLWSPSVGLIPPLIGRMGRRRSWLVLCQIVLAGALLTIALSHPGTNAIGVLAGAAALGAFASATQDIVIDTWRIEVADERTPVDLLSTVYQLGFRTAALVGGAGALVLADHLGWAATFVIGAGLMGLGLVGTLIAPEPKAAPRTAIARERIGSPRLRMTALAVTLAAWAWAAFMLVRFMVTALSVKPAPSAGEFTAVWGPWIVGMAVILPAVLAGIIVWRGGKTKPTVEGAEAPALANTLYDAILAPLVELMGRLGWGR is encoded by the coding sequence ATGACCGATTTCAAGACGCCCGCTTCCGAGGTCGCGGCGCTTCAGCCGTCCCCGAAAGGGCTGGGCGTGCTCAAGGCGGCGTTTCGCGAACGGCGCACCCTGGCCATGCTGTTGCTGGGGTTCTCGGCGGGCCTGCCCTTCGCCATGCTGTTCGGCACGCTGAACGCCTGGCTGTCCGACGCCGGGGTCTCGGTGGCGACGATCGGCGTCCTGTCCTGGGTGGGGCTGTTCGGGGCCTTCAAATTCCTGTGGTCGCCCTCGGTCGGCCTGATCCCGCCCCTGATCGGGCGCATGGGCCGCCGTCGCTCCTGGCTGGTGTTGTGCCAGATCGTCCTGGCGGGCGCCCTGCTGACCATCGCCCTGTCGCACCCGGGCACGAACGCCATCGGGGTGCTGGCGGGCGCCGCGGCCCTGGGCGCCTTCGCCTCGGCGACCCAGGATATCGTCATCGACACCTGGCGGATCGAGGTCGCGGACGAGAGGACGCCCGTGGACCTGCTGTCCACCGTCTATCAGCTGGGCTTCCGCACGGCGGCGCTGGTGGGCGGCGCGGGGGCTCTGGTGCTGGCGGATCATCTCGGCTGGGCGGCGACCTTCGTCATCGGGGCGGGGCTGATGGGGCTGGGCCTGGTCGGCACGCTGATCGCGCCCGAGCCCAAGGCGGCGCCGCGGACCGCCATCGCGCGCGAGCGCATCGGCTCGCCGCGCCTGCGCATGACGGCCCTGGCCGTCACCCTGGCCGCCTGGGCCTGGGCGGCCTTCATGCTGGTGCGTTTCATGGTCACCGCCCTGAGCGTCAAGCCGGCCCCCAGCGCCGGAGAGTTCACCGCCGTCTGGGGGCCGTGGATCGTCGGCATGGCCGTGATCCTGCCCGCCGTCCTGGCCGGGATCATCGTCTGGCGCGGCGGGAAGACCAAGCCGACGGTCGAGGGGGCGGAGGCGCCCGCCCTGGCCAACACCCTCTATGACGCCATCCTGGCGCCCCTGGTCGAGCTGATGGGCCGCCTGGGCTGGGGGCGGTGA
- a CDS encoding response regulator → MGQTRRRSSSQTELFPVPPQAAGPADAASPEQQFLRLMSHEMRTPLNGVIGMLGLLSRTRLDGAQRAYAEAAQKSAEHLLGLVNDLLDYARLEAEALEFDPAPVELEALVRGVAELLSPRAHDKGLEIVWSVAADAPDVVADEGRLRQILFNLAGNAVKFTDRGGVRLAVEGQMVEGRRGGAARARLVFIVDDTGPGVPAEARGRIFDEFGHADASDAARFDGAGLGLAVVRRLARAMGGTAVVEDRPDGPGARFRFEAEFPLAPDGAPRPRPLDGVTVAIRTPDPFVRRAAADQIEASGGRAARQAGITLVDHAGAEDGELASRPTQGQAIVLLRPSERDLIDRYRAGGFCGYLIKPLRPASLAERVLAAAGARRGLPVPHARPGEDDRVANVAFKGVRILLVEDNPVGALLAKTLLRREGCVVQSAADGQEALDATKAARFDLIFMDMRMPRLDGPSAARALRARGDQTPIVALTANAFAEDRLACLEAGMDDHLAKPLEADALRAALARWTNAANRAKVAAS, encoded by the coding sequence ATGGGACAGACCCGCCGCAGATCGTCATCGCAAACCGAACTTTTCCCCGTCCCCCCTCAGGCGGCGGGACCTGCGGACGCGGCCTCGCCCGAGCAGCAGTTCCTGCGGCTGATGAGCCATGAGATGCGCACCCCCTTGAACGGGGTGATCGGCATGCTGGGTCTGTTGTCGCGCACCCGTCTGGACGGGGCGCAGCGCGCCTATGCCGAGGCGGCGCAGAAGTCGGCCGAGCATCTGCTGGGCCTGGTCAACGACCTGTTGGACTACGCCCGCCTCGAGGCCGAGGCCCTGGAGTTCGATCCGGCGCCGGTCGAGCTGGAGGCGCTGGTGCGGGGCGTGGCCGAGCTGTTGAGCCCGCGCGCCCACGACAAGGGGCTGGAGATCGTCTGGTCGGTCGCCGCCGACGCCCCGGACGTGGTCGCCGACGAGGGCCGCCTGCGGCAGATCCTGTTCAACCTGGCCGGCAATGCGGTGAAGTTCACCGACCGGGGCGGCGTGCGGCTGGCGGTCGAGGGCCAGATGGTCGAGGGTCGGCGCGGCGGCGCGGCGCGCGCCCGCCTCGTCTTCATCGTCGACGACACCGGCCCCGGCGTGCCTGCGGAAGCGCGCGGCCGCATCTTCGACGAGTTCGGCCACGCCGACGCCTCCGACGCCGCCCGTTTCGACGGCGCCGGCCTGGGTCTGGCGGTGGTGCGACGGCTGGCCCGGGCCATGGGCGGGACCGCCGTGGTCGAGGACCGGCCCGACGGACCCGGCGCCCGCTTCCGCTTCGAGGCCGAGTTTCCGCTCGCGCCGGACGGGGCGCCGCGTCCGCGCCCGCTGGACGGGGTGACGGTGGCGATCCGCACCCCCGACCCCTTCGTGCGCCGCGCGGCGGCTGATCAGATCGAGGCCTCGGGCGGCCGGGCGGCGCGCCAGGCCGGGATCACCCTGGTCGACCACGCCGGCGCCGAGGACGGCGAGTTGGCCAGCCGTCCGACCCAGGGCCAGGCCATCGTCCTGCTGCGCCCGTCCGAGCGTGACCTGATCGACCGCTATCGGGCGGGGGGCTTCTGCGGCTATCTGATCAAGCCCCTGCGTCCGGCGTCGCTGGCCGAGCGCGTGCTGGCCGCGGCGGGGGCTCGGCGCGGCCTGCCCGTCCCGCACGCGCGGCCGGGCGAGGACGACCGGGTGGCCAACGTCGCCTTCAAGGGGGTGCGGATCCTTCTGGTCGAGGACAATCCGGTCGGGGCCCTTCTGGCCAAGACCCTGCTGCGGCGCGAGGGCTGCGTGGTCCAGAGCGCGGCCGACGGCCAGGAGGCGCTGGACGCCACCAAGGCGGCCCGTTTCGACCTGATCTTCATGGACATGCGCATGCCGCGCCTGGACGGACCGAGCGCGGCGCGGGCGCTGCGGGCGCGCGGGGACCAGACGCCGATCGTCGCACTGACCGCCAACGCCTTCGCCGAGGACCGCCTCGCCTGTCTCGAGGCGGGGATGGATGACCACCTGGCCAAACCGCTGGAGGCCGACGCCCTGCGCGCCGCCCTGGCCCGCTGGACGAACGCCGCCAACCGCGCCAAGGTCGCGGCGTCCTAG